Proteins encoded within one genomic window of Brienomyrus brachyistius isolate T26 chromosome 22, BBRACH_0.4, whole genome shotgun sequence:
- the slc25a17 gene encoding peroxisomal membrane protein PMP34 translates to MGSEEYFRFAEVFSYESLVHAVAGATGSVTAMTVFFPLDTARLRLQVDENRKASSTPAILAEIIKEEGLLAPFRGWFPVICSLCCSNFVYFYCFHSLKATWLKGQRSTTSRDLVIGIAAGVVNVLVTTPLWVVNTRLKLQGAKFRDTDIHPTHYTGILDAFVQIMQHEGVSALWNGTFPSLLLVLNPAVQFMIYEGLKRRLRRGVFRELSSLEVFLIGAVAKAIATTATYPLQTVQSVLRFSQRRQQRDRSWLLGSLKSVVYLLTSRIRKHGIMGLFKGLEAKLLQTILTAALMFLLYEKIAAGTFHIMGVKRATARR, encoded by the exons ATGGGTAGCGAAGAGTATTTCAGATTTGCTGAAGTTTTCTCATATGAAAGTCTCGTACATGCTGTTGCAGGAGCAACG GGCAGTGTAACCGCGATGACTGTATTTTTCCCTTTGGACACGGCTAGACTCCGCCTTCAAG TGGATGAGAATAGGAAAGCCAGCTCCACACCAGCAATCCTGGCAGAGATCATCAAGGAAGAGGGGCT TCTGGCTCCCTTCCGAGGCTGGTTCCCGGTCATCTGCAGCCTGTGCTGCTCCAACTTCGTCTACTTCTATTGCTTCCATAGTTTGAAAGCCACCTGGCTGAAGGGGCAGAGGTCGACCACAAGCAGAGATCTAGTGATCGGCATCGCTGCAG GTGTAGTGAATGTCCTGGTGACCACCCCACTCTGGGTGGTCAACACCAGGCTCAAACTGCAGGGGGCTAAGTTTCGCGACACAGACATTCACCCCACTCACTATACGGGCATTCTGG ACGCTTTTGTACAGATCATGCAGCACGAGGGGGTCTCAGCCCTCTGGAATGGTACCTTCCCATCCCTACTGCTGGTGCTGAACCCAGCGGTCCAGTTCATGATTTATGAGGGTCTGAAGAGACGGCTGCGGAGGGGGGTCTTCAGAGAG TTGTCCTCCTTGGaggtgttcctgattggggcTGTAGCCAAGGCAATTGCCACCACTGCCACCTACCCCTTGCAGACGGTGCAGTCTGTCCTGAGG TTCAGTCAGCGCAGGCAGCAACGGGACAGGTCCTGGCTGCTGGGCAGCCTCAAGAGCGTTGTGTACCTGCTGACCAGCAGGATCAG GAAGCACGGCATCATGGGATTGTTCAAGGGCCTGGAAGCCAAGCTCTTACAGACCATCCTCACAGCTGCCCTCATGTTTCTCCTGTACGAGAAAATCGCCGCTGGCACATTCCACATCATGGGGGTGAAAAGAGCCACAGCCAGACGCTGA